In a genomic window of Pseudoalteromonas xiamenensis:
- a CDS encoding phosphopentomutase — MARAIILMADSLGIGAAPDAEQFGDVGANTLAHLLAAYKAEKQVALSLPNLSRLGLMDACEAAGKETCEISDRQTPIGAYGYAKELSSGKDTPSGHWEMAGVPVLFDWGYFPNTTPCFPQEFVDELCKRAGISGILGNCHASGTTILEQLGEEHVKTGMPICYTSVDSVFQVAAHEETFGLEKLYQVCEIARALLDDLNIGRVIARPFLGSSKADFARTGNRRDFSVLPPAPTVLDKLAEAGGEVVSIGKISDIYAHQGITQKFKAPGLENLLAKTSEVMELITDNAIIFTNLVDFDEKFGHRRNAVGYAEALKTFDDYLPTILGKMRDDDLLIITADHGCDPTAAGTDHTREYVPVVAYVKGMQPVALGERETFADIGQTLAQWFNLPALEYGEGFAPLLKKA; from the coding sequence ATGGCTAGAGCAATCATTCTAATGGCGGACAGCTTGGGTATAGGGGCTGCACCAGATGCCGAACAGTTTGGTGATGTAGGTGCCAATACACTAGCTCATTTATTAGCTGCGTATAAAGCAGAGAAACAAGTCGCACTTTCGCTGCCAAATTTAAGCCGTTTAGGTTTGATGGACGCATGTGAAGCTGCAGGAAAAGAAACGTGTGAGATTTCTGATAGACAAACGCCAATTGGAGCGTATGGCTACGCGAAAGAGCTCTCAAGCGGTAAAGATACACCGTCAGGTCATTGGGAAATGGCAGGTGTACCAGTACTGTTTGATTGGGGCTATTTCCCTAACACGACACCTTGTTTTCCACAAGAATTCGTTGACGAATTGTGTAAACGAGCAGGCATTTCCGGGATCTTAGGGAATTGCCATGCGTCAGGTACAACAATTCTAGAACAGCTAGGTGAAGAGCATGTAAAAACAGGCATGCCTATTTGTTACACCTCGGTTGATAGCGTTTTTCAAGTGGCCGCGCATGAAGAAACATTCGGACTGGAAAAACTTTATCAAGTATGCGAAATCGCACGGGCGCTGCTTGATGATTTAAATATAGGACGAGTGATAGCGCGGCCTTTTTTAGGTTCGAGCAAAGCTGACTTCGCACGTACGGGCAATCGCCGAGATTTCTCAGTGTTGCCACCTGCACCTACGGTGTTGGATAAATTGGCTGAAGCCGGTGGCGAAGTGGTGAGTATCGGAAAGATTTCCGATATCTATGCTCATCAAGGAATTACGCAAAAGTTCAAGGCACCAGGCCTCGAAAATTTACTTGCGAAAACCAGTGAGGTGATGGAGTTGATTACAGACAACGCCATCATATTTACAAACCTAGTTGATTTTGATGAAAAATTCGGTCACCGCCGTAATGCCGTAGGTTATGCCGAAGCATTAAAAACGTTCGATGACTATTTACCGACTATACTTGGCAAGATGAGAGACGATGATCTACTCATTATTACTGCTGACCATGGTTGCGACCCAACGGCGGCTGGTACTGATCACACTCGAGAGTATGTACCTGTAGTGGCCTATGTGAAAGGGATGCAGCCAGTAGCACTCGGTGAAAGAGAAACATTTGCAGACATAGGTCAAACCCTTGCCCAGTGGTTTAATTTACCTGCGCTTGAATACGGTGAAGGTTTTGCACCTTTACTAAAGAAAGCTTAA
- the udk gene encoding uridine kinase translates to MTRTIIAIAGASASGKSLFSQTIYNELVAELESGAIAVIEEDAYYKDQSHLPFEHRTQTNYDHPDAFEHDLLRQHLEQLRLGQSVEVPTYDYAQHTRSEKTRIVNPAKILIVEGILLLSDPALSEVFDIKVFIDTPLDICLLRRMQRDIEQRGRSIASVVDQYQATVRPMFYQFIEPSKHNADLVVTRGGMNRVAIDIIKSKIKYLLQE, encoded by the coding sequence GTGACACGAACTATTATAGCCATAGCTGGCGCTTCTGCGTCGGGCAAATCCTTGTTTAGTCAAACGATCTACAATGAACTAGTTGCGGAGCTGGAATCAGGCGCAATTGCCGTTATTGAAGAAGATGCCTATTATAAAGATCAGTCGCATCTACCGTTTGAACATCGTACTCAAACGAATTACGACCATCCCGATGCATTCGAGCATGATTTGCTGCGCCAGCACCTAGAACAGCTGCGTTTAGGTCAATCCGTTGAAGTACCAACGTATGACTACGCACAGCATACACGCAGTGAAAAAACACGTATTGTGAATCCCGCAAAGATTTTAATCGTTGAGGGTATTCTTTTATTAAGTGATCCTGCGTTGAGTGAAGTATTCGACATTAAAGTATTTATAGATACACCGTTAGACATTTGTCTACTTCGTCGAATGCAGCGAGACATTGAGCAACGAGGGCGTAGCATTGCCTCTGTAGTTGATCAATATCAGGCGACTGTTCGCCCGATGTTTTATCAATTTATTGAGCCTTCGAAGCATAATGCTGACCTGGTCGTAACCCGTGGTGGTATGAATCGCGTTGCGATTGATATTATTAAAAGTAAAATAAAATATTTACTGCAAGAATAA
- a CDS encoding NupC/NupG family nucleoside CNT transporter, with protein MTTIMSLVGMAVLLGIAFTASTNRKAINLRTVGGAFLMQVFIGGFVLFFEAGKNTLAAMSSGVSAVIGYANDGIGFLFGALAKQDALGFIFAVQVLPVIVFFSALVAVLYHLGIMNWIIKILGGGLQKLLNTSRPESLSATANIFVGQTEAPLIVKPFIPTMTKSELFAVMVGGLATVAGSVMAGYVTIGVELKYLIAASFMAAPGGFLMAKMIVPETEKPKENLAEVDSGDDKPVNVIDAAAAGASSGMHLALNVGAMLLAFVALIALLNGMLGGIGGWFGHPTLTLQEILGYVFAPVAWVIGVPWSEAQIAGSFIGQKLVVNEFVAYLDFINYRDTLSEHTQAIVTFALCGFANLSSIAILLGGLGGMAPSRRKDIARLGLRAVLAGSMANLMSAAIAGFFLSLA; from the coding sequence ATGACAACAATAATGAGCCTTGTGGGCATGGCAGTGCTCCTTGGCATCGCTTTTACGGCGTCCACAAATCGTAAAGCGATTAATCTGCGTACCGTTGGCGGTGCGTTTTTAATGCAAGTGTTTATCGGTGGCTTTGTCCTTTTCTTTGAAGCCGGTAAAAATACGCTTGCAGCAATGTCGAGTGGTGTTTCAGCCGTTATAGGTTACGCCAACGACGGTATTGGCTTCTTGTTTGGTGCGTTGGCAAAACAAGATGCGCTCGGTTTTATTTTCGCGGTACAAGTTTTACCTGTCATTGTGTTCTTCTCAGCACTTGTGGCTGTGTTGTATCACTTGGGAATTATGAATTGGATCATCAAAATTCTCGGTGGTGGCTTGCAAAAACTACTGAATACGTCTCGTCCAGAGTCACTTTCAGCGACAGCGAATATCTTTGTTGGTCAAACTGAAGCGCCTTTAATTGTAAAGCCGTTCATTCCAACAATGACTAAGTCTGAACTTTTCGCTGTAATGGTGGGTGGTTTAGCAACCGTAGCGGGTTCCGTTATGGCAGGCTACGTCACAATCGGGGTTGAACTTAAATACCTCATTGCGGCAAGTTTTATGGCGGCACCTGGTGGTTTCTTAATGGCAAAAATGATCGTGCCAGAAACTGAGAAACCAAAAGAGAATTTAGCGGAAGTCGATAGCGGTGACGACAAACCGGTCAATGTTATCGATGCAGCAGCAGCAGGTGCATCAAGTGGTATGCACTTGGCGTTAAATGTCGGCGCGATGTTACTTGCATTCGTCGCACTTATCGCACTGCTCAATGGCATGTTAGGTGGTATTGGTGGTTGGTTCGGTCACCCAACACTAACATTGCAAGAAATTTTAGGGTACGTTTTCGCTCCAGTCGCGTGGGTCATTGGCGTTCCATGGTCAGAAGCTCAGATAGCTGGTAGCTTCATCGGCCAAAAATTAGTGGTCAACGAGTTTGTTGCCTACTTAGACTTTATTAATTATCGCGATACGTTAAGCGAACACACACAAGCGATTGTCACATTCGCGTTATGTGGATTTGCTAACTTATCATCGATAGCTATTTTACTAGGCGGACTGGGCGGTATGGCGCCAAGTCGTAGAAAGGATATCGCACGCTTAGGACTCAGAGCAGTGTTAGCAGGGTCAATGGCTAACCTCATGAGTGCCGCAATTGCAGGTTTCTTCCTCTCGCTAGCTTAG
- a CDS encoding dienelactone hydrolase family protein produces the protein MNYIILSDIHGDTSYLRQFGERLKGQVEYLHPYSPIDLNTKLPSESQYEFFKRVSSIDVYFESALNKLKQSNSPVSVIGFSVGATVAWRLAALDLPRLNQCIGVFGSRIRDYLDIKPVKPTVLLFSNEEHYFYADVLESNLVKKLQLAMPHDDIKTIADDGILSKTIFSYVKR, from the coding sequence ATGAACTACATTATTTTATCGGACATACATGGCGACACGAGTTACTTAAGACAATTTGGAGAAAGATTGAAAGGTCAGGTCGAGTACCTCCACCCCTATTCGCCAATTGATTTGAACACCAAACTACCATCAGAATCCCAATATGAATTTTTTAAACGCGTTTCCTCTATAGATGTTTACTTTGAATCAGCTTTAAACAAACTAAAGCAAAGTAACAGTCCCGTTAGCGTAATTGGATTTAGTGTCGGTGCGACAGTGGCGTGGCGTTTAGCAGCGCTAGACCTGCCTAGATTGAATCAATGCATTGGTGTGTTTGGTTCGAGAATTCGAGATTACCTTGACATTAAACCGGTAAAGCCTACCGTCCTGCTCTTCTCAAACGAAGAGCATTATTTTTATGCCGATGTTCTGGAGTCTAACTTGGTTAAAAAGTTGCAACTTGCAATGCCACATGACGACATCAAAACTATTGCCGACGACGGTATTTTGTCAAAAACCATTTTTAGTTATGTAAAACGTTAA
- a CDS encoding DUF2999 family protein — protein MNPILALLKEHNISDEQIQSLFETLTANPLMAMGVIQQLGIPQEKLQQLMMMVMQNPALIKDAVNELGLDFSKVEEAKAKLQK, from the coding sequence ATGAACCCGATCTTAGCCCTATTAAAAGAGCACAACATTAGCGACGAACAGATTCAATCTTTGTTTGAAACGCTTACCGCAAATCCGTTGATGGCCATGGGTGTTATTCAACAACTAGGGATCCCACAAGAAAAACTACAGCAGTTGATGATGATGGTGATGCAAAACCCAGCACTCATCAAAGATGCCGTTAACGAACTTGGATTGGACTTTTCTAAAGTAGAAGAAGCCAAAGCGAAGTTGCAAAAATAG
- a CDS encoding DMT family transporter encodes MLGFIILVLLGAIWGGSFLFMRIAVPSLGPAYLIELRVLFAALTLTIIALITRRAINSKGLTKHYLILGLFNSALPFLLFAYAAQYVSASVLSVLNSTAPFWGVIVASVWLKQDISARTLLGCLCGLLGVAALVDLQSMPSFSELLPILAALGATLSYGIASNYTKIAPKVGAFDNAHGNLWASTFLVIPVLFVQPIPSATEANTVLWAVIALGVICTGIAYILYFKLIDLMGAAQALTVTFLIPLFGIMWGHMFLDEPIGPNTLIGAVLVIMGVMLVTGVKMKQFLPWRQRVS; translated from the coding sequence ATGTTAGGATTTATTATTCTTGTTTTGCTCGGGGCGATTTGGGGTGGTTCGTTTCTTTTTATGCGAATTGCAGTACCAAGTCTCGGTCCAGCTTACTTAATTGAGCTTCGAGTCTTATTTGCTGCGTTAACGCTCACTATCATTGCATTAATCACTAGACGGGCCATTAATAGCAAAGGCTTAACTAAACATTATTTAATTTTGGGGCTTTTTAATTCGGCACTCCCATTTCTGTTGTTCGCCTATGCCGCACAATACGTAAGTGCTTCTGTGTTGTCGGTTTTAAATTCCACTGCACCTTTCTGGGGAGTTATTGTTGCGTCTGTTTGGCTCAAGCAAGATATCAGTGCGCGCACATTGCTAGGGTGTTTGTGTGGATTATTAGGGGTCGCCGCGTTGGTCGACTTGCAAAGTATGCCAAGCTTCTCCGAATTATTACCTATCTTGGCCGCACTTGGTGCGACATTAAGCTATGGCATAGCATCAAATTATACGAAAATTGCACCCAAAGTTGGGGCCTTCGATAATGCACACGGTAACCTTTGGGCATCTACCTTTCTTGTTATTCCAGTGTTGTTCGTGCAACCGATACCCAGCGCAACCGAAGCAAATACTGTACTTTGGGCGGTGATTGCGCTTGGTGTGATCTGTACCGGAATTGCGTATATTTTATACTTTAAGCTTATTGATTTGATGGGCGCTGCACAAGCTCTTACGGTTACGTTTTTAATTCCACTGTTTGGTATTATGTGGGGTCATATGTTCTTAGATGAGCCTATTGGACCAAATACCTTAATCGGTGCAGTATTAGTTATAATGGGTGTTATGCTCGTGACTGGCGTGAAGATGAAGCAGTTTTTGCCTTGGCGGCAACGAGTATCGTAA
- a CDS encoding RsmB/NOP family class I SAM-dependent RNA methyltransferase, whose product MSNRYLIEQILSTLATVESDQIYADKLIETTLRNHPEWNGAERGEYVTTCYGMLSQKRKLEAAVGSNSLWAMWAAFQLLNGKTLPDYDEVEDITVERIEASLADASESAFLSYPEWLHEKAKAEYGEKWPAIAKAMNSRPNTYLRCNTLKGTAAELQQKLELERTQTTLEGDDALLVESGANIFKTKAFQEGWFEMQDVGSQRIAPLLDVRPGLRVVDACSGAGGKSLHLAALMNNKGYVLAMDIHEHKLQTLKKRAKRAGVHMIETRVIKNSKTVKRLKDKFDRVLLDVPCTGSGVFKRNPDAKWNLSEKGLLELTQLQSEILQRYSQMCRLGGKLVYATCSILPEENRAQVDAFLANNANFKLAEEMKLLPGVNTEGDGFYAAVLERAE is encoded by the coding sequence TTGTCAAATCGCTACTTAATCGAGCAAATCCTATCGACACTTGCTACCGTTGAATCCGACCAAATTTATGCAGATAAACTGATTGAAACCACGCTTAGAAATCATCCTGAATGGAATGGTGCGGAGCGAGGTGAGTACGTTACGACGTGTTATGGAATGTTGTCGCAAAAGCGCAAATTGGAAGCCGCTGTTGGCTCTAATTCGCTTTGGGCTATGTGGGCCGCTTTTCAGCTTTTGAATGGTAAAACGTTACCAGATTACGATGAAGTTGAAGACATCACGGTAGAGCGAATTGAAGCAAGTTTAGCGGATGCGAGTGAATCCGCATTTTTGAGCTACCCTGAATGGCTTCATGAGAAAGCAAAAGCGGAATATGGAGAGAAGTGGCCGGCTATCGCAAAAGCGATGAACTCTCGTCCAAATACCTATTTGCGTTGTAACACGTTGAAAGGCACAGCAGCTGAGTTACAACAAAAGTTGGAACTAGAGCGTACACAGACAACGCTTGAGGGCGATGATGCGTTACTTGTAGAGTCTGGTGCGAATATCTTCAAAACGAAAGCCTTCCAAGAAGGTTGGTTTGAGATGCAAGATGTAGGTTCACAGCGTATTGCGCCATTACTTGATGTTCGTCCAGGACTGCGTGTAGTTGATGCGTGCAGCGGCGCAGGTGGTAAAAGCTTGCATTTAGCAGCTCTGATGAATAATAAAGGGTATGTTCTTGCAATGGACATACACGAACATAAGTTACAAACGCTGAAAAAAAGAGCCAAACGAGCGGGCGTTCACATGATAGAAACTCGTGTGATCAAAAACAGTAAGACAGTAAAAAGGTTAAAAGATAAGTTCGATCGTGTCTTGCTCGACGTGCCATGTACGGGATCAGGTGTATTTAAACGCAATCCAGATGCAAAATGGAATTTATCTGAAAAGGGACTACTCGAGCTGACACAACTGCAGAGTGAAATTCTGCAGCGATATAGCCAAATGTGTAGACTAGGTGGAAAGCTGGTTTATGCTACATGCTCAATTTTACCAGAAGAAAACCGTGCACAAGTCGATGCTTTCTTAGCAAATAATGCGAATTTCAAACTTGCCGAAGAAATGAAATTATTACCTGGCGTGAATACAGAAGGTGATGGATTTTATGCCGCAGTACTTGAGCGCGCTGAGTAA
- a CDS encoding chitinase codes for MIKTKLSMLVASSLLCGSFHALAMHPQPDPDNAGAYLLSREEVQQAAKDKTPNPMYAVWANALKTASNVVVDQITIGASTNPANVKRVERVFGQVEWDFLTQMAAPEYTYERFLKAVGKFPAFCGDYTDGRNADAICKKSIVTAFAHFSQETGGHIAKDNVSDNPQGLEEWQQALVHVREMGWKEGQAGYTTGCGQDDWQNRRWPCKAGEGYFGRGAKQLSYHFNYGAFSEAMFDGDATVLLNNPGLVADSWLNLASAIWFFLTPQAPKPAMLHVIDRTWVPSARELNANIGYGFGTTINIINGGIECGEQNRTKGQPVNRIRYWEGLANYYAIPIETDEENTCWQQTPYGSLNLNGATDVLYTNWEGDWGYYADRPGGYSFECKLVGYQTAYSALVPGDYEKCVTNFYKSHANWPTVTVVDSIKPPKEEPPVGGVAAWSAEKAYSKGDKVGFNNQLFQAKWWTKGEQPGVQWGPWEVVAE; via the coding sequence ATGATAAAGACGAAACTATCGATGCTCGTTGCATCGTCGTTACTTTGCGGGAGCTTTCATGCTCTTGCAATGCATCCACAACCAGACCCTGATAATGCGGGTGCTTACTTACTTTCTCGAGAAGAAGTACAACAAGCTGCAAAAGATAAAACCCCCAATCCTATGTACGCGGTTTGGGCTAATGCACTTAAAACAGCAAGCAATGTGGTTGTTGATCAAATAACAATTGGTGCTTCAACGAATCCGGCAAACGTTAAGCGAGTGGAACGTGTCTTTGGTCAAGTGGAATGGGATTTCTTAACGCAAATGGCGGCACCCGAATACACTTATGAGCGCTTTTTAAAAGCTGTAGGTAAGTTTCCTGCATTTTGTGGCGACTATACCGATGGACGTAACGCAGACGCAATTTGTAAGAAATCTATCGTCACTGCGTTTGCACACTTCTCGCAGGAGACCGGGGGCCACATTGCAAAAGATAATGTATCTGATAATCCGCAAGGTTTGGAAGAGTGGCAACAAGCATTAGTACATGTGCGTGAAATGGGTTGGAAAGAGGGCCAAGCAGGGTATACGACAGGGTGTGGTCAAGATGATTGGCAAAATCGCCGCTGGCCATGCAAAGCCGGAGAAGGATATTTTGGTCGTGGTGCGAAGCAATTGTCTTATCATTTTAACTACGGTGCTTTTTCTGAAGCGATGTTCGATGGCGATGCAACGGTGTTATTAAACAATCCAGGGCTTGTTGCAGATTCGTGGCTCAATTTGGCTTCTGCTATTTGGTTTTTCTTAACACCTCAGGCACCAAAGCCTGCGATGTTACATGTTATAGACCGTACTTGGGTGCCATCAGCTCGCGAGTTGAATGCAAACATTGGATACGGATTTGGCACTACAATTAACATTATTAATGGTGGCATCGAATGTGGCGAACAAAATCGTACAAAAGGTCAGCCAGTAAATCGCATCAGGTATTGGGAGGGGTTGGCAAATTACTATGCGATTCCAATCGAAACGGACGAGGAAAACACGTGTTGGCAACAAACACCATACGGTAGTCTAAATTTGAATGGCGCTACGGACGTGCTTTACACAAACTGGGAAGGGGATTGGGGTTATTATGCTGATCGTCCAGGAGGTTATTCCTTTGAATGTAAACTTGTGGGCTATCAAACGGCATATTCTGCATTAGTTCCAGGGGATTACGAAAAATGTGTCACCAATTTCTATAAATCTCATGCTAACTGGCCAACGGTAACGGTGGTGGACAGCATTAAGCCACCAAAAGAAGAACCTCCTGTTGGTGGTGTTGCCGCGTGGAGCGCTGAAAAAGCCTATTCAAAAGGCGACAAAGTTGGTTTTAACAATCAACTGTTCCAAGCAAAGTGGTGGACTAAAGGTGAACAGCCAGGAGTACAATGGGGTCCTTGGGAAGTTGTTGCTGAATAA
- a CDS encoding GNAT family N-acetyltransferase — protein MQIKPLTENYFDEVISLANLVHGDNYLDIAGLLDMIRKGTKSGLNACFVAVDDNDKVIGFRTTYAATQWSIDKWCTPDKWPVAKDLMAYFKCSAIAPKAQGRGIGPKLLEASIDVLKQQGAKAGLAHLWMQSPGNAAVKYFTKAGGVLINTHHDRWLPLCLEDGYVCTICGNECRCQAAEMAIIFEQKQE, from the coding sequence ATGCAAATAAAACCTTTAACAGAAAACTACTTCGATGAAGTCATTTCACTCGCAAATTTGGTGCATGGGGATAACTATCTCGACATCGCCGGCTTACTTGACATGATCCGAAAGGGAACAAAATCTGGTCTGAATGCCTGTTTTGTCGCCGTGGATGATAACGATAAGGTCATCGGTTTTAGAACAACCTACGCAGCGACTCAGTGGTCGATAGACAAATGGTGCACTCCAGATAAATGGCCTGTTGCTAAAGACCTGATGGCGTATTTTAAATGTTCCGCGATTGCCCCTAAAGCACAAGGTCGAGGTATAGGACCCAAGCTACTCGAAGCCTCTATTGATGTGCTAAAACAGCAAGGAGCAAAAGCCGGACTTGCTCATTTGTGGATGCAAAGTCCAGGTAATGCTGCAGTAAAATACTTCACCAAAGCCGGTGGGGTTTTAATTAATACGCATCATGACAGATGGCTACCATTATGTCTGGAAGACGGTTATGTATGCACCATTTGTGGCAATGAATGTCGTTGCCAAGCCGCTGAGATGGCAATTATTTTTGAGCAAAAACAAGAATGA
- a CDS encoding NAD(P)/FAD-dependent oxidoreductase codes for MNKNYDPIFAKHCQGQEFAPSYWASTIPLPSDIIPLSTSQSFDVAIIGGGFSGLLTAYYLATEHQLECAVFEANQVGFGASARNAGFVLKGSGRLSYAQMAKKWGVDTSKAIYHEFSEAVCRVESLIKTHQIDCDPQPKGYIKIAHNPQAFDNLKAQADFLKLHLGSDAEFLSIEELKANYMDHQQAFGALRLPDGFGVNPLKLLLGYRRLAQSAGVKIFEHTLVTDIHDTSTGVTFRANDQTVNAKKLVITGNAYNSKNTHSVINNRYLPILSSVMVTKPLTQLELESSGLKTNQVTMDTRTLKYYYRLLPDNRLLFGGRGAIFAKDRDKPFYLNNLKRGLKECFPSLADKDHEYYWHGYIAAAMDDMPHVNVVGNVGYILGYCGAGVSFSAQAAYRLAQQLAGVDVPNVPLYNTGLPYLPFPALRRFGQWGYYQFAQIKDQYF; via the coding sequence ATGAATAAAAATTACGATCCAATCTTTGCAAAACACTGTCAAGGGCAAGAATTTGCGCCCAGCTATTGGGCTTCAACCATTCCACTTCCCTCGGACATTATCCCTTTGTCGACTTCACAGTCTTTTGATGTAGCCATAATTGGCGGTGGATTCAGCGGTCTGCTCACTGCTTACTATCTTGCAACAGAACATCAACTAGAGTGTGCCGTTTTTGAAGCAAACCAAGTTGGGTTTGGTGCCAGTGCTCGCAATGCGGGGTTTGTGCTAAAAGGATCTGGGCGACTTAGCTACGCGCAAATGGCAAAAAAATGGGGGGTCGATACCTCTAAAGCGATTTATCACGAGTTTTCAGAAGCGGTCTGCCGTGTTGAATCTCTTATAAAAACCCACCAAATCGACTGTGATCCGCAGCCAAAAGGGTACATCAAAATTGCCCATAACCCACAGGCATTTGACAACTTAAAAGCGCAAGCCGACTTTCTGAAATTGCACTTAGGTAGCGATGCCGAGTTTCTGTCGATTGAAGAGTTAAAAGCAAATTACATGGATCACCAACAAGCATTCGGCGCACTTCGACTACCTGATGGATTTGGTGTGAATCCATTGAAATTGCTACTAGGCTATCGCAGGTTAGCGCAGTCTGCTGGTGTTAAAATTTTTGAACACACCCTTGTTACGGATATTCATGATACAAGTACAGGCGTCACTTTTCGAGCAAATGACCAAACAGTTAACGCTAAAAAACTTGTTATTACAGGTAATGCTTATAACAGCAAAAATACGCATTCAGTCATCAACAATCGTTACTTACCCATATTAAGTAGTGTGATGGTCACGAAACCGTTAACTCAATTAGAGTTAGAATCCAGTGGTCTAAAGACGAATCAAGTCACCATGGATACGAGGACGTTAAAGTACTACTACCGATTACTGCCAGACAATCGCTTGCTTTTCGGCGGACGAGGAGCAATTTTTGCCAAAGATAGAGATAAGCCTTTTTACCTTAATAATCTAAAGCGGGGTTTAAAAGAATGCTTTCCATCTCTAGCCGATAAAGACCATGAATATTATTGGCATGGTTACATTGCTGCAGCAATGGATGATATGCCGCACGTCAATGTTGTCGGCAATGTGGGCTACATTTTAGGTTATTGTGGCGCAGGCGTGTCGTTCAGCGCGCAAGCGGCCTACCGCTTGGCACAACAACTTGCGGGTGTTGACGTCCCCAACGTGCCATTATACAACACGGGTTTACCTTATTTGCCCTTTCCTGCACTAAGGCGATTTGGTCAATGGGGTTATTATCAATTCGCTCAGATAAAAGACCAGTATTTTTAG
- a CDS encoding sugar ABC transporter substrate-binding protein, protein MFNVLKKSITLLALVISVVSNVYANSANLSVAVGIENYDFKPFFDEFTHKTGIQIDVMAFENNELKSQLLQKANSASLPDVVIVPSDYLGLEQLQFSTIPDNWLNQALNPKARESTKHGSGYKGIPFIFGNHLLLYYNKKWIKEPPKTWTELLNLAPKLPLGKELIAWNYFEMYWFAAFYNSFDEPLIRAGYATIDPEAMISSLLMYDELKQKSHLDIECNYSCMVEKFESGNVSMVINGSWIFNKWMDKMGEDIGVANLPAYHTRPMRSFYSPHVIAFPNDGIEGKKKALLKAFSQFIQSSQVQNQVWARLHTLPVRQDTLDKLSHNDSNLQLLIDGLENTVALPNDTAMAYVWEAMLKGITRYEAGIMNAAQAADYMQYVTNKSINHAKQKHSN, encoded by the coding sequence ATGTTTAACGTACTAAAAAAATCAATTACGCTGTTGGCGTTAGTTATCTCAGTAGTTAGCAATGTTTATGCAAATAGTGCTAATTTGTCTGTTGCTGTCGGCATTGAAAACTATGATTTCAAACCATTTTTTGATGAATTCACGCACAAAACAGGCATCCAAATTGACGTGATGGCCTTTGAAAATAACGAACTTAAATCCCAACTGCTGCAAAAAGCCAATTCCGCGTCATTACCGGATGTTGTCATTGTTCCCTCTGACTATTTGGGCTTAGAGCAACTGCAATTTTCGACAATTCCAGACAACTGGCTAAATCAGGCACTTAATCCCAAAGCGCGAGAAAGTACAAAACATGGTTCTGGTTACAAGGGGATCCCATTTATCTTTGGCAATCATCTGTTGCTGTATTACAACAAAAAGTGGATTAAGGAACCGCCGAAGACATGGACTGAACTACTCAATCTAGCGCCAAAATTACCTCTCGGTAAGGAGCTCATTGCTTGGAACTACTTTGAAATGTATTGGTTTGCGGCATTTTATAACTCATTTGATGAGCCACTAATTCGAGCTGGGTATGCCACGATTGACCCAGAAGCGATGATCTCAAGCCTTCTGATGTATGATGAGCTAAAACAAAAATCCCATTTAGACATTGAATGTAATTACAGCTGTATGGTGGAAAAATTTGAATCAGGAAATGTCTCCATGGTGATTAATGGCTCATGGATATTCAATAAATGGATGGACAAAATGGGCGAAGACATTGGTGTTGCAAATTTACCTGCATATCATACAAGACCGATGCGCTCGTTCTATTCTCCTCATGTTATTGCTTTTCCTAATGACGGCATTGAGGGCAAAAAGAAAGCATTACTCAAGGCCTTTTCTCAGTTTATACAATCATCCCAAGTTCAAAATCAGGTCTGGGCGCGCCTTCACACTTTACCGGTTCGACAAGACACACTAGATAAATTGTCCCATAATGACAGTAATTTACAATTGCTCATCGATGGCTTAGAGAATACAGTAGCCTTACCAAATGATACGGCTATGGCGTATGTGTGGGAAGCCATGCTGAAAGGGATTACCCGTTATGAAGCTGGAATCATGAATGCAGCCCAAGCAGCGGATTACATGCAGTACGTTACAAACAAGTCAATAAATCATGCAAAACAAAAGCATAGCAACTGA